A single Pyxicephalus adspersus chromosome 8, UCB_Pads_2.0, whole genome shotgun sequence DNA region contains:
- the DNAI3 gene encoding dynein axonemal intermediate chain 3 — protein sequence MSTRDSSRSPSRASRGSARRRKSKEKKTGSANRKRKTSAKKHEDSAASVSSGHPDYVIPLVLTSKTQEIFQCRVDEDVTPDNPYKLLRKEEILSDLKTRAAVSDFSPIKSVITEYPGEELLLALDTEFRYGQNFYLVITEEAKESILHPPELVTEEEAKEEDTEDYTYQPPVFKPWVSLGSEKEIEEEMVKESRSKIKFMISRVRHEFGAQVTFSDYNASDVKDGYMECTSYQDKRFNIIPKERDTGIQVVPLLQEQSTQTQWTYPRNACTQYQPREFSEEEKQELLSSKELKDFINSVSLRLELALQQNEIVNAFVDDWKALCEQESMFGTRSDSHLKEYQSFTDHRFGKDKTISCIDWHPTLHGLVAVSLTERLSLEDRVNLSSKLILKPSLILIWSLSDPIHPQLMLECPDDIYCFRFCPSDPSIIAGGCINGQVVLWDISAYKERLTAKTGVTKSTSSKTTLEPKQSNEPHFVRYCAVSSIEHGHKAVITDIHWLPDFFEITRTGYPYENKSGCCVQLVTCSPDCSIMFWDIRSHKPQAQTAAEKKMDMKQLELPLGVPDTFKHIDLVWKPLVKTSIPKIETGGEFSPIKVSLREEHHHSRTIDKLQIQVKEEKSEGGIHYSSLRATSAKNSKVLEDINTNYFAATEDGELVYTDWKLEKDGDTGRFISSKPKQTHVSHDGLVHTVQRSPFLKDIVLSVGGWNFAIWKEGVTDGPILQSSCSEKRYTSAHWSLSRSGIFFIGREDGNVEIWDLLEKTHEPSQTQNISAAAIMYIKPWIVSAKQHFLALADDSGTLHVLEIPWTLHHPTANENTGVQHYFEREVKHLEYYEQRKAFRASEKRSLEMKERSQKTETTPPVKTKEQLEEEISKEYSAYLAFENTILIGLGVGKEIEEKS from the exons ATGTCTACCCGAGATTCATCTAGATCTCCATCCCGTGCGTCCCGTGGATCAGCACGAAGACGGAAGAGTAAAGAGAAGAAGACAGGGAGTGCAAACAGGAAGAGGAAAACCTCCG CTAAAAAGCATGAAGATTCTGCAGCATCTGTCAGCTCAG GTCATCCGGATTATGTAATTCCGCTAGTGTTAACTTCTAAAACGCAGGAAATCTTCCAGTGTCGAGTGGATGAGGATGTCACACCGGACAACCCCTACAAACTATTAAGAAAAGAAGAAATTCTGAGTGATCTAAAGACCAGGGCTGCTGTTTCTGACTTCAGCCCCATTAAATCTGTTATAACG GAGTATCCGGGAGAAGAGTTGCTCCTTGCCCTTGACACAGAGTTTAGATATGGACAGAATTTTTATCTGGTCATAACAGAGGAAGCCAAGGAATCCATACTGCAT CCTCCTGAGCTTGTAACTGAGGAAGAAGCAAAGGAAGAAGACACAGAAGATTACACCTATCAACCTCCTGTTTTCAAACCATGGGTTTCTCTTGGTAGTGAAAAGGAAATTGAAGAAGAAATGGTCAAAGAATCCAGATCAAAG ATAAAATTTATGATTTCACGAGTACGTCACGAATTTGGTGCACAGGTCACTTTTAGCGACTACAATGCTTCAGATGTGAAAGACGGGTATATGGAATGTACATCCTACCAAGACAAACGTTTCAACATTATACCAAAAGAGCGGGATACAGGAATACAGGTTGTACCACTACTGCAAGAGCAGAGCACCCAGACCCAGTG GACTTACCCACGAAATGCTTGCACCCAATACCAGCCAAGAGAGTTTTCAGAGGAAGAAAAACAAGAGCTGCTGTCTTCCAAAGAGCTAAAGGATTTTATCAATTCGGTGTCACTAAG GCTGGAATTAGCGCTACAGCAAAATGAAATTGTGAACGCCTTTGTAGATGACTGGAAAGCCTTGTGTGAACAGGAGAGCATGTTCGGTACAAGATCCGACTCTCACTTGAAAGAATATCAGTCTTTTACAGACCATCGATTTGGCAAAGACAAAACCATCAGCTGCATAGATTGGCACCCTACACTGCATG GCTTGGTGGCAGTTTCACTAACTGAACGTCTTTCACTGGAGGATCGAGTAAACTTATCATCCAAACTTATCCTAAAGCCATCGCTGATTCTTATTTGGAGCCTGAGTGACCCCATACATCCCCAG CTGATGCTGGAATGTCCAGATGATATTTATTGCTTCCGCTTTTGTCCAAGTGATCCCAGTATTATCGCTGGAGGGTGTATAAATGGCCAG GTTGTATTATGGGATATCTCTGCTTATAAAGAGCGGCTTACAGCTAAAACTGGAGTAACCAAGAGCACCAGTTCAAAG ACAACACTGGAACCCAAGCAATCCAATGAGCCACATTTTGTGAGATACTGTGCAGTGTCCTCCATAGAACATGGGCACAAGGCTGTAATAACTGACATACACTGGCTCCCAGATTTCTTTGAG ATCACCCGGACAGGATATccatatgaaaataaaagtggATGTTGTGTGCAGCTCGTCACCTGTTCTCCAGACTG CTCCATCATGTTCTGGGACATCCGATCACACAAGCCACAGGCACAGactgcagctgaaaaaaaaatggatatgaaGCAGCTGGAGCTTCCCCTTGGTGTACCGGATACTTTCAAACACATTGATTTGGTCTGGAAGCCACTTGTTAAG ACTTCAATTCCCAAGATCGAAACAGGAGGAGAATTCAGCCCTATAAAGGTCAGCCTGAGAGAGGAGCATCACCACTCAAGGACAATAG ACAAGCTGCAGATCCAGGTCAAGGAGGAGAAGTCTGAGGGAGGAATTCATTACAGCAGTTTAAGAGCGACCTCAGCCAAAAACTCCAAGGTTCTGGAAGATATCAACACCAATTATTTTGCTGCAACTGAA gacGGTGAATTGGTGTACACAGACTGGAAATTGGAGAAGGATGGAGATACAGGAAGGTTTATTA GTTCTAAGCCCAAGCAAACCCACGTCTCACATGACGGCCTCGTTCACACTGTGCAGAGATCTCCATTCTTAAAGGACATTGTTCTCTCTGTTGGAGGCTGGAACTTTGCCATATGGAAGGAAGGTGTCACT GATGGGCCAATTCTCCAGTCATCTTGCTCTGAGAAGAGGTACACTTCAGCCCACTGGTCTCTCTCCAGGAGTGGTATCTTCTTCATTGGAAGAGAAGATGGAAATGTGGAGATTTGGGACCTGCTAGAGAAGACACATGAGCCTTCCCAGACACAGAACATCTCAGCAGCAGCCATCATGTATATTAAACCATGGATTGTTTCTG ctaaGCAGCATTTCCTGGCCCTGGCAGATGACAGCGGGACCCTGCACGTTCTAGAAATCCCCTGGACTCTCCATCACCCCACTGCTAATGAG AACACTGGAGTGCAGCATTACTTTGAGCGGGAAGTGAAACACTTGGAATACTATGAACAGCGAAAAGCCTTTCGAGCATCTGAGAAGAGATCACTGGAAATGAAGGAGCGGAGCCAGAAAACT GAAACAACTCCACCAGTCAAGACGAAGGAGCAGCTTGAGGAGGAGATAAGCAAAGAATACTCAGCATATTTGGCCTTCGAGAACACGATCCTCATAGGACTTGGTGTTGGGAAAGAAATAGAAGAGAAAAGCTGA